A portion of the Gammaproteobacteria bacterium genome contains these proteins:
- the trkA gene encoding Trk system potassium transporter TrkA, which translates to MKIIILGAGQVGSSVAENLVSEDNDITVVDTDSVRLQAMLDRLDLRTVLGSASHPEVLQRAGCEDADMILAVTSSDETNMVACQIAYTLFHTPTKIARVRSSAYLQYKEIFTQEAIPVDVLISPEQVITNYVCGLIENPGALQVLDFADGKIQLVAVRVFHGGPLVGHELSELKKHMPSVETRVAAIYRRGAPIAPEGNTIIEVDDVVFFVAARENIRIVMRELRREDRPVKRVMLAGGGNIGLRLAKLLEGRYQVKLIDHKQENCIRIAESLDKTIVLHGDVADEKLLLEENIENIDVFCAVTNDDEANILSALLAKRMGARKVMALINRSAYVDLVESSDIDIAISPQQAMIGSLLAHVRKGDVVMVHSLRKGAAEAIEAVAHGDVNSSKVVGRAIEDINLPRGVTIGAIVRNDEVVIAHHDTVIESEDHVILFLVDKKMVSFVEKLFQVGVTFI; encoded by the coding sequence ATGAAAATAATTATTCTCGGTGCCGGTCAAGTGGGTTCTTCTGTCGCAGAAAATCTGGTCAGTGAAGATAACGACATCACTGTTGTTGATACTGACTCGGTTCGTTTGCAGGCCATGCTTGATCGTTTGGATTTACGTACAGTTTTAGGCTCAGCATCGCACCCAGAAGTGCTTCAGCGCGCTGGTTGTGAAGATGCTGATATGATTTTAGCGGTCACTTCCAGTGATGAAACAAATATGGTCGCATGCCAAATTGCTTATACACTTTTTCATACGCCTACAAAAATTGCACGAGTACGCAGTAGTGCATACCTTCAATATAAAGAAATTTTTACTCAAGAAGCGATTCCCGTTGATGTATTGATATCACCGGAACAAGTGATTACAAATTATGTTTGTGGTTTGATAGAAAACCCTGGCGCATTGCAGGTGCTAGACTTTGCTGATGGTAAAATCCAGTTGGTTGCAGTAAGAGTATTTCACGGAGGGCCATTAGTTGGGCATGAGTTGAGCGAATTGAAAAAGCATATGCCATCTGTAGAAACACGTGTTGCTGCAATATATCGTCGAGGCGCACCAATTGCACCAGAAGGCAATACGATTATTGAAGTTGATGATGTCGTTTTTTTTGTTGCAGCACGTGAGAATATACGTATTGTAATGCGAGAGTTGCGACGTGAAGACCGACCGGTGAAGCGCGTTATGTTAGCTGGAGGCGGAAATATAGGGCTTCGTTTAGCAAAACTACTTGAGGGGCGCTATCAGGTAAAACTTATTGACCATAAACAGGAAAATTGTATAAGAATTGCTGAGTCTCTTGATAAGACGATTGTTCTACACGGTGATGTGGCTGATGAAAAGCTTTTGCTGGAAGAGAATATAGAAAATATAGATGTATTTTGTGCTGTAACGAATGATGATGAAGCCAATATTCTTTCAGCATTGTTAGCTAAGCGCATGGGGGCACGTAAAGTAATGGCGCTTATTAATCGAAGTGCTTATGTTGATTTGGTTGAAAGTAGTGATATTGATATCGCTATTTCACCACAACAAGCAATGATTGGTAGTTTGCTTGCCCATGTGCGAAAAGGGGATGTTGTTATGGTGCACTCTTTACGCAAAGGCGCTGCTGAAGCGATTGAGGCTGTGGCTCATGGCGATGTCAATTCATCAAAAGTAGTTGGGCGGGCAATTGAAGATATTAATTTGCCGAGAGGTGTCACGATTGGTGCAATTGTTCGTAATGATGAGGTCGTTATTGCACACCATGATACGGTGATTGAATCTGAAGATCATGTTATTTTATTTTTGGTAGATAAAAAGATGGTTTCATTTGTAGAGAAACTTTTTCAAGTTGGTGTAACTTTTATCTAA